The Bos javanicus breed banteng chromosome 18, ARS-OSU_banteng_1.0, whole genome shotgun sequence genome has a segment encoding these proteins:
- the GALNS gene encoding N-acetylgalactosamine-6-sulfatase isoform X3, protein MGWGDLGVYGEPSRETPNLDRMAVEGMLFPNFYTANPLCSPSRAALLTGRLPIRSGFYTTNGHARNAYTPQEIVGGIPDSELLLPALLKGAGYASKIVGKWHLGHRPQFHPLKHGFDEWFGSPNCHFGPYDNKARPNIPVYRDQEMVGRFYEEFPINLKTGEANLTQIYLQEALEFIQRQQAAHRPFFLYWAVDATHAPVYASKPFLGTSQRGRYGDAIRELDDSVGRILRLLRDLSIAENTFVFFTSDNGAALISAPRQGGSNGPFLCGKQTTFEGGMREPAIVWWPGHIPAGQVSHQLGSIMDLFTTSLSLAGLEPPRDRAIDGLDLLPAMLQGRLTDRPIFYYRGNTLMAVTLGQYKAHFWTWTNSWEEFKQGIDFCPGQNVSGVTTHSQEEHTKLPLIFHLGRDPGERFPLSVASIEYLDALRRITPVVQQHQEALVPGQPQLNVCNRAVMNWAPPGCEKLGKCLTPPESVPEKCSWPH, encoded by the exons ATGGGGTGGGGCGACCTGGGGGTGTATGGAGAACCTTCCAGAGAGACCCCGAATTTGGACCGGATGGCCGTGGAGGGGATGCTCTTCCCGAACTTCTACACGGCCAACCCCCTGTGCTCCCCAT CCAGGGCAGCTCTGCTCACCGGACGTCTGCCCATCCGCAGCGGCTTCTATACCACCAATGGGCACGCCAGGAACG CCTACACTCCACAGGAGATAGTGGGGGGCATCCCGGACTCGGAGCTCCTGCTGCCGGCACTGCTGAAGGGAGCTGGCTACGCCAGCAAGATCGTGGGCAAGTG GCACCTGGGCCACCGACCTCAGTTCCACCCCCTGAAGCACGGATTCGATGAGTGGTTTGGATCCCCCAACTGTCACTTTGGACCTTACGACAACAAGGCGAGGCCCAACATTCCGGTGTACCGGGATCAGGAGATGGTCGGCAG ATTTTATGAAGAATTTCCAATTAACCTGAAGACCGGAGAAGCCAACCTCACCCAGATCTATCTGCAG GAGGCACTGGAGTTCATTCAGAGGCAGCAGGCAGCCCACCGCCCCTTCTTTCTCTACTGGGCTGTCGACGCTACACATGCGCCCGTTTACGCCTCCAAGCCTTTCCTGGGCACCAGCCAACGAGGGCG GTATGGGGACGCCATCCGTGAGCTGGACGATAGCGTCGGGAGGATCCTGCGTCTCCTCCGGGACCTGAGCATCGCAGAGAACACCTTTGTTTTCTTCACGTCTGACAATGGTGCCGCCCTCATTTCTGCGCCCAGACAAG GTGGCAGCAACGGGCCCTTTCTGTGCGGGAAGCAGACCACATTTGAAGGTGGGATGCGGGAGCCTGCGATAGTCTGGTGGCCCGGACACATCCCTGCCGGCCAG GTGAGCCACCAGCTGGGCAGCATCATGGACCTCTTCACCACCAGCCTGTCCCTCGCAGGCCTGGAGCCGCCCAGGGACAGGGCCATCGATGGCCTGGACCTCCTGCCCGCCATGCTGCAGGGCCGCCTGACAGATAG GCCGATATTCTATTACCGCGGCAACACGCTGATGGCAGTGACGCTCGGCCAGTACAAGGCCCACTTCTGGACCTGGACTAATTCCTGGGAGGAGTTCAAACAG GGCATTGATTTCTGTCCCGGGCAGAATGTCTCAGGGGTCACCACCCACTCACAGGAGGAGCACACGAAGCTGCCCCTCATCTTCCACCTGGGCCGAGACCCCGGAGAGAGGTTCCCCCTCAG TGTTGCCAGCATCGAGTACCTGGACGCCCTTCGCAGGATCACCCCAGTCGTCCAGCAGCACCAGGAGGCCTTGGTCCCCGGACAGCCCCAGCTCAATGTGTGCAACCGGGCAGTCATG AACTGGGCGCCCCCAGGCTGTGAAAAGTTAGGGAAGTGCCTGACACCCCCGGAGTCTGTCCCGGAGAAGTGCTCCTGGCCCCACTAG
- the GALNS gene encoding N-acetylgalactosamine-6-sulfatase isoform X1 yields the protein MAAVAVATRWWLLLVLSAAELGVARALQPPNILLLLMDDMGWGDLGVYGEPSRETPNLDRMAVEGMLFPNFYTANPLCSPSRAALLTGRLPIRSGFYTTNGHARNAYTPQEIVGGIPDSELLLPALLKGAGYASKIVGKWHLGHRPQFHPLKHGFDEWFGSPNCHFGPYDNKARPNIPVYRDQEMVGRFYEEFPINLKTGEANLTQIYLQEALEFIQRQQAAHRPFFLYWAVDATHAPVYASKPFLGTSQRGRYGDAIRELDDSVGRILRLLRDLSIAENTFVFFTSDNGAALISAPRQGGSNGPFLCGKQTTFEGGMREPAIVWWPGHIPAGQVSHQLGSIMDLFTTSLSLAGLEPPRDRAIDGLDLLPAMLQGRLTDRPIFYYRGNTLMAVTLGQYKAHFWTWTNSWEEFKQGIDFCPGQNVSGVTTHSQEEHTKLPLIFHLGRDPGERFPLSVASIEYLDALRRITPVVQQHQEALVPGQPQLNVCNRAVMNWAPPGCEKLGKCLTPPESVPEKCSWPH from the exons ATGGCGGCGGTTGCTGTGGCGACCAGGTGGTGGCTGCTTCTGGTGCTAAGCGCCGCGGAGCTGGGGGTCGCGCGCGCCCTTCAGCCCCCCAACATCCTGCTCTTGCTCATGGACGAC ATGGGGTGGGGCGACCTGGGGGTGTATGGAGAACCTTCCAGAGAGACCCCGAATTTGGACCGGATGGCCGTGGAGGGGATGCTCTTCCCGAACTTCTACACGGCCAACCCCCTGTGCTCCCCAT CCAGGGCAGCTCTGCTCACCGGACGTCTGCCCATCCGCAGCGGCTTCTATACCACCAATGGGCACGCCAGGAACG CCTACACTCCACAGGAGATAGTGGGGGGCATCCCGGACTCGGAGCTCCTGCTGCCGGCACTGCTGAAGGGAGCTGGCTACGCCAGCAAGATCGTGGGCAAGTG GCACCTGGGCCACCGACCTCAGTTCCACCCCCTGAAGCACGGATTCGATGAGTGGTTTGGATCCCCCAACTGTCACTTTGGACCTTACGACAACAAGGCGAGGCCCAACATTCCGGTGTACCGGGATCAGGAGATGGTCGGCAG ATTTTATGAAGAATTTCCAATTAACCTGAAGACCGGAGAAGCCAACCTCACCCAGATCTATCTGCAG GAGGCACTGGAGTTCATTCAGAGGCAGCAGGCAGCCCACCGCCCCTTCTTTCTCTACTGGGCTGTCGACGCTACACATGCGCCCGTTTACGCCTCCAAGCCTTTCCTGGGCACCAGCCAACGAGGGCG GTATGGGGACGCCATCCGTGAGCTGGACGATAGCGTCGGGAGGATCCTGCGTCTCCTCCGGGACCTGAGCATCGCAGAGAACACCTTTGTTTTCTTCACGTCTGACAATGGTGCCGCCCTCATTTCTGCGCCCAGACAAG GTGGCAGCAACGGGCCCTTTCTGTGCGGGAAGCAGACCACATTTGAAGGTGGGATGCGGGAGCCTGCGATAGTCTGGTGGCCCGGACACATCCCTGCCGGCCAG GTGAGCCACCAGCTGGGCAGCATCATGGACCTCTTCACCACCAGCCTGTCCCTCGCAGGCCTGGAGCCGCCCAGGGACAGGGCCATCGATGGCCTGGACCTCCTGCCCGCCATGCTGCAGGGCCGCCTGACAGATAG GCCGATATTCTATTACCGCGGCAACACGCTGATGGCAGTGACGCTCGGCCAGTACAAGGCCCACTTCTGGACCTGGACTAATTCCTGGGAGGAGTTCAAACAG GGCATTGATTTCTGTCCCGGGCAGAATGTCTCAGGGGTCACCACCCACTCACAGGAGGAGCACACGAAGCTGCCCCTCATCTTCCACCTGGGCCGAGACCCCGGAGAGAGGTTCCCCCTCAG TGTTGCCAGCATCGAGTACCTGGACGCCCTTCGCAGGATCACCCCAGTCGTCCAGCAGCACCAGGAGGCCTTGGTCCCCGGACAGCCCCAGCTCAATGTGTGCAACCGGGCAGTCATG AACTGGGCGCCCCCAGGCTGTGAAAAGTTAGGGAAGTGCCTGACACCCCCGGAGTCTGTCCCGGAGAAGTGCTCCTGGCCCCACTAG
- the GALNS gene encoding N-acetylgalactosamine-6-sulfatase isoform X4, which yields MASPHRQAGRTACFAGQVPAASGVRGTWPGCHGGGCCGDQVVAASGAKRRGAGGRARPSAPQHPALAHGRHGVGRPGGVWRTFQRDPEFGPDGRGGDALPELLHGQPPVLPIQGSSAHRTSAHPQRLLYHQWARQERFYEEFPINLKTGEANLTQIYLQEALEFIQRQQAAHRPFFLYWAVDATHAPVYASKPFLGTSQRGRYGDAIRELDDSVGRILRLLRDLSIAENTFVFFTSDNGAALISAPRQGGSNGPFLCGKQTTFEGGMREPAIVWWPGHIPAGQVSHQLGSIMDLFTTSLSLAGLEPPRDRAIDGLDLLPAMLQGRLTDRPIFYYRGNTLMAVTLGQYKAHFWTWTNSWEEFKQGIDFCPGQNVSGVTTHSQEEHTKLPLIFHLGRDPGERFPLSVASIEYLDALRRITPVVQQHQEALVPGQPQLNVCNRAVMNWAPPGCEKLGKCLTPPESVPEKCSWPH from the exons ATGGCCTCGCCCCATCGCCAGGCCGGAAGGACAGCTTGCTTCGCCGGTCAGGTTCCTGCAGCTTCCGGGGTCCGTGGCACTTGGCCTGGTTGCCATGGCGGCGGTTGCTGTGGCGACCAGGTGGTGGCTGCTTCTGGTGCTAAGCGCCGCGGAGCTGGGGGTCGCGCGCGCCCTTCAGCCCCCCAACATCCTGCTCTTGCTCATGGACGAC ATGGGGTGGGGCGACCTGGGGGTGTATGGAGAACCTTCCAGAGAGACCCCGAATTTGGACCGGATGGCCGTGGAGGGGATGCTCTTCCCGAACTTCTACACGGCCAACCCCCTGTGCTCCCCAT CCAGGGCAGCTCTGCTCACCGGACGTCTGCCCATCCGCAGCGGCTTCTATACCACCAATGGGCACGCCAGGAACG ATTTTATGAAGAATTTCCAATTAACCTGAAGACCGGAGAAGCCAACCTCACCCAGATCTATCTGCAG GAGGCACTGGAGTTCATTCAGAGGCAGCAGGCAGCCCACCGCCCCTTCTTTCTCTACTGGGCTGTCGACGCTACACATGCGCCCGTTTACGCCTCCAAGCCTTTCCTGGGCACCAGCCAACGAGGGCG GTATGGGGACGCCATCCGTGAGCTGGACGATAGCGTCGGGAGGATCCTGCGTCTCCTCCGGGACCTGAGCATCGCAGAGAACACCTTTGTTTTCTTCACGTCTGACAATGGTGCCGCCCTCATTTCTGCGCCCAGACAAG GTGGCAGCAACGGGCCCTTTCTGTGCGGGAAGCAGACCACATTTGAAGGTGGGATGCGGGAGCCTGCGATAGTCTGGTGGCCCGGACACATCCCTGCCGGCCAG GTGAGCCACCAGCTGGGCAGCATCATGGACCTCTTCACCACCAGCCTGTCCCTCGCAGGCCTGGAGCCGCCCAGGGACAGGGCCATCGATGGCCTGGACCTCCTGCCCGCCATGCTGCAGGGCCGCCTGACAGATAG GCCGATATTCTATTACCGCGGCAACACGCTGATGGCAGTGACGCTCGGCCAGTACAAGGCCCACTTCTGGACCTGGACTAATTCCTGGGAGGAGTTCAAACAG GGCATTGATTTCTGTCCCGGGCAGAATGTCTCAGGGGTCACCACCCACTCACAGGAGGAGCACACGAAGCTGCCCCTCATCTTCCACCTGGGCCGAGACCCCGGAGAGAGGTTCCCCCTCAG TGTTGCCAGCATCGAGTACCTGGACGCCCTTCGCAGGATCACCCCAGTCGTCCAGCAGCACCAGGAGGCCTTGGTCCCCGGACAGCCCCAGCTCAATGTGTGCAACCGGGCAGTCATG AACTGGGCGCCCCCAGGCTGTGAAAAGTTAGGGAAGTGCCTGACACCCCCGGAGTCTGTCCCGGAGAAGTGCTCCTGGCCCCACTAG
- the GALNS gene encoding N-acetylgalactosamine-6-sulfatase isoform X2 — protein sequence MASPHRQAGRTACFAGQVPAASGVRGTWPGCHGGGCCGDQVVAASGAKRRGAGGRARPSAPQHPALAHGRHGVGRPGGVWRTFQRDPEFGPDGRGGDALPELLHGQPPVLPIQGSSAHRTSAHPQRLLYHQWARQERHLGHRPQFHPLKHGFDEWFGSPNCHFGPYDNKARPNIPVYRDQEMVGRFYEEFPINLKTGEANLTQIYLQEALEFIQRQQAAHRPFFLYWAVDATHAPVYASKPFLGTSQRGRYGDAIRELDDSVGRILRLLRDLSIAENTFVFFTSDNGAALISAPRQGGSNGPFLCGKQTTFEGGMREPAIVWWPGHIPAGQVSHQLGSIMDLFTTSLSLAGLEPPRDRAIDGLDLLPAMLQGRLTDRPIFYYRGNTLMAVTLGQYKAHFWTWTNSWEEFKQGIDFCPGQNVSGVTTHSQEEHTKLPLIFHLGRDPGERFPLSVASIEYLDALRRITPVVQQHQEALVPGQPQLNVCNRAVMNWAPPGCEKLGKCLTPPESVPEKCSWPH from the exons ATGGCCTCGCCCCATCGCCAGGCCGGAAGGACAGCTTGCTTCGCCGGTCAGGTTCCTGCAGCTTCCGGGGTCCGTGGCACTTGGCCTGGTTGCCATGGCGGCGGTTGCTGTGGCGACCAGGTGGTGGCTGCTTCTGGTGCTAAGCGCCGCGGAGCTGGGGGTCGCGCGCGCCCTTCAGCCCCCCAACATCCTGCTCTTGCTCATGGACGAC ATGGGGTGGGGCGACCTGGGGGTGTATGGAGAACCTTCCAGAGAGACCCCGAATTTGGACCGGATGGCCGTGGAGGGGATGCTCTTCCCGAACTTCTACACGGCCAACCCCCTGTGCTCCCCAT CCAGGGCAGCTCTGCTCACCGGACGTCTGCCCATCCGCAGCGGCTTCTATACCACCAATGGGCACGCCAGGAACG GCACCTGGGCCACCGACCTCAGTTCCACCCCCTGAAGCACGGATTCGATGAGTGGTTTGGATCCCCCAACTGTCACTTTGGACCTTACGACAACAAGGCGAGGCCCAACATTCCGGTGTACCGGGATCAGGAGATGGTCGGCAG ATTTTATGAAGAATTTCCAATTAACCTGAAGACCGGAGAAGCCAACCTCACCCAGATCTATCTGCAG GAGGCACTGGAGTTCATTCAGAGGCAGCAGGCAGCCCACCGCCCCTTCTTTCTCTACTGGGCTGTCGACGCTACACATGCGCCCGTTTACGCCTCCAAGCCTTTCCTGGGCACCAGCCAACGAGGGCG GTATGGGGACGCCATCCGTGAGCTGGACGATAGCGTCGGGAGGATCCTGCGTCTCCTCCGGGACCTGAGCATCGCAGAGAACACCTTTGTTTTCTTCACGTCTGACAATGGTGCCGCCCTCATTTCTGCGCCCAGACAAG GTGGCAGCAACGGGCCCTTTCTGTGCGGGAAGCAGACCACATTTGAAGGTGGGATGCGGGAGCCTGCGATAGTCTGGTGGCCCGGACACATCCCTGCCGGCCAG GTGAGCCACCAGCTGGGCAGCATCATGGACCTCTTCACCACCAGCCTGTCCCTCGCAGGCCTGGAGCCGCCCAGGGACAGGGCCATCGATGGCCTGGACCTCCTGCCCGCCATGCTGCAGGGCCGCCTGACAGATAG GCCGATATTCTATTACCGCGGCAACACGCTGATGGCAGTGACGCTCGGCCAGTACAAGGCCCACTTCTGGACCTGGACTAATTCCTGGGAGGAGTTCAAACAG GGCATTGATTTCTGTCCCGGGCAGAATGTCTCAGGGGTCACCACCCACTCACAGGAGGAGCACACGAAGCTGCCCCTCATCTTCCACCTGGGCCGAGACCCCGGAGAGAGGTTCCCCCTCAG TGTTGCCAGCATCGAGTACCTGGACGCCCTTCGCAGGATCACCCCAGTCGTCCAGCAGCACCAGGAGGCCTTGGTCCCCGGACAGCCCCAGCTCAATGTGTGCAACCGGGCAGTCATG AACTGGGCGCCCCCAGGCTGTGAAAAGTTAGGGAAGTGCCTGACACCCCCGGAGTCTGTCCCGGAGAAGTGCTCCTGGCCCCACTAG
- the GALNS gene encoding N-acetylgalactosamine-6-sulfatase isoform X5, producing MAPAETGRPGETVAGLRQGCTHREGVPVMTGAPCPAWQLHPGPAVFCSWHLGHRPQFHPLKHGFDEWFGSPNCHFGPYDNKARPNIPVYRDQEMVGRFYEEFPINLKTGEANLTQIYLQEALEFIQRQQAAHRPFFLYWAVDATHAPVYASKPFLGTSQRGRYGDAIRELDDSVGRILRLLRDLSIAENTFVFFTSDNGAALISAPRQGGSNGPFLCGKQTTFEGGMREPAIVWWPGHIPAGQVSHQLGSIMDLFTTSLSLAGLEPPRDRAIDGLDLLPAMLQGRLTDRPIFYYRGNTLMAVTLGQYKAHFWTWTNSWEEFKQGIDFCPGQNVSGVTTHSQEEHTKLPLIFHLGRDPGERFPLSVASIEYLDALRRITPVVQQHQEALVPGQPQLNVCNRAVMNWAPPGCEKLGKCLTPPESVPEKCSWPH from the exons ATGGCTCCGGCAGAGACGGGAAGGCCCGGGGAGACAGTGGCTGGGCTGCGCCAGGGCTGTACCCACAGAGAGGGAGTGCCTGTGATGACTGGTGCTCCCTGCCCAGCCTGGCAGCTCCACCCTGGTCCAGCAGTCTTCTGTTCATG GCACCTGGGCCACCGACCTCAGTTCCACCCCCTGAAGCACGGATTCGATGAGTGGTTTGGATCCCCCAACTGTCACTTTGGACCTTACGACAACAAGGCGAGGCCCAACATTCCGGTGTACCGGGATCAGGAGATGGTCGGCAG ATTTTATGAAGAATTTCCAATTAACCTGAAGACCGGAGAAGCCAACCTCACCCAGATCTATCTGCAG GAGGCACTGGAGTTCATTCAGAGGCAGCAGGCAGCCCACCGCCCCTTCTTTCTCTACTGGGCTGTCGACGCTACACATGCGCCCGTTTACGCCTCCAAGCCTTTCCTGGGCACCAGCCAACGAGGGCG GTATGGGGACGCCATCCGTGAGCTGGACGATAGCGTCGGGAGGATCCTGCGTCTCCTCCGGGACCTGAGCATCGCAGAGAACACCTTTGTTTTCTTCACGTCTGACAATGGTGCCGCCCTCATTTCTGCGCCCAGACAAG GTGGCAGCAACGGGCCCTTTCTGTGCGGGAAGCAGACCACATTTGAAGGTGGGATGCGGGAGCCTGCGATAGTCTGGTGGCCCGGACACATCCCTGCCGGCCAG GTGAGCCACCAGCTGGGCAGCATCATGGACCTCTTCACCACCAGCCTGTCCCTCGCAGGCCTGGAGCCGCCCAGGGACAGGGCCATCGATGGCCTGGACCTCCTGCCCGCCATGCTGCAGGGCCGCCTGACAGATAG GCCGATATTCTATTACCGCGGCAACACGCTGATGGCAGTGACGCTCGGCCAGTACAAGGCCCACTTCTGGACCTGGACTAATTCCTGGGAGGAGTTCAAACAG GGCATTGATTTCTGTCCCGGGCAGAATGTCTCAGGGGTCACCACCCACTCACAGGAGGAGCACACGAAGCTGCCCCTCATCTTCCACCTGGGCCGAGACCCCGGAGAGAGGTTCCCCCTCAG TGTTGCCAGCATCGAGTACCTGGACGCCCTTCGCAGGATCACCCCAGTCGTCCAGCAGCACCAGGAGGCCTTGGTCCCCGGACAGCCCCAGCTCAATGTGTGCAACCGGGCAGTCATG AACTGGGCGCCCCCAGGCTGTGAAAAGTTAGGGAAGTGCCTGACACCCCCGGAGTCTGTCCCGGAGAAGTGCTCCTGGCCCCACTAG